The nucleotide sequence ATTGACCACAAAGGACTCCCTGCCCACAAAATCGGTCGGCTCTGGAAGTTCAAGATCATGGAGGTTGACGACTGGGTGCGTTCTGGTGGCGCCGTCGACCGGCTGCCCGGGGATTCTAGTGGAGAGGATCGAAAGTGATGGAGGAGACCACCCGCGTCGATTTCGAGCGGCTACTCAAGCTGCGGCTCGCAGTCGCCCGCCACGGGGAGATGGATGCGGCCGCCTGGTGGAACACCAAGGGCATCCTCGGCCGCCATGGCGCGCTTGCGCTCAAACGCGGCTTCCCTTCGACTCACTATTTCGCCCAGGCCCGCATTGCCTTTGCTGTCGCGCGCAGCCGCTGCCGCGAGCTCTTCGATCCGCCGGGGTGTATGACACTCTGGAATCTCCCCGCGGAGGTCGAGGATCAGTTCGAGGAGCACTGGCAGGACTGGCTCGACCAGGGCGAGCAATGGACACCGTTCTTCGAGAAGCTCGCCGCGACGGGAACCAAGGATCTCCTCTCAGAACTTAGCGACTTCGGTCTCGTCGACCAGACTCACCTCGAAGCGGTCGGCAAGCTGCGCCGTTCGGCAGAGGGCCGGTCAGTGCCCTTGTCCGGGACCTACGAACCAAACGACGACGTCATCACTATGCTGGCGGCCGGCTTCGCC is from Gammaproteobacteria bacterium and encodes:
- a CDS encoding helix-turn-helix domain-containing protein, which produces MPTEPWVSVEDVARHLGVAKDSVYRWIDHKGLPAHKIGRLWKFKIMEVDDWVRSGGAVDRLPGDSSGEDRK
- a CDS encoding BrxE family protein, with the translated sequence MEETTRVDFERLLKLRLAVARHGEMDAAAWWNTKGILGRHGALALKRGFPSTHYFAQARIAFAVARSRCRELFDPPGCMTLWNLPAEVEDQFEEHWQDWLDQGEQWTPFFEKLAATGTKDLLSELSDFGLVDQTHLEAVGKLRRSAEGRSVPLSGTYEPNDDVITMLAAGFARGERGNPAIPYARLGD